TACCTGCTGTAATTGCTCCACCGTCAGGACCTCCTAAGTTTGTCATATCTGCAATATCAGATTTTATTAATTCTTCATATTCTTCCCAAAACGGGAATTCCACTAAACGTTCTCCGGTTTGTTCTCCGCTTATTTTTAAATCGTTTAAAAAGTCTTCGTTTTTTGAGCCCATAGCTACAATTCCGTATTTCCCAATGGCATGAGCAGCAGCTCCCGTTAGTGTAGCCAAATCAATAACCAATTCAGGATCGTATTTTTGAGCATAAGCAAGAGCATCGGCAAGTATCATTCTCCCCTCGGCATCGGTATTTAAAACTTCTACTGTCATACCGTTAAACATTTTAATTATATCGCCCGAAACGTAGGCATTATTATTTAAACGATTGTCGGTAGCAGGAACCAAACCGATAACATGAATAGGCAATTTTGCTTTTGCAATAGCAAATATACTTCCCGCGACGGCAGCGGCACCACCCATATCGGCTTTCATATTGTTCATGAAATTGGCAGTTTTAATATTTAATCCACCGGTATCGTAAACAACACCTTTCCCGACAAAGATCAATGGCTTTTCGTTTATAGCATTTTTAGGACTCCATTCAAATATGCTAAATGTAGGAGGATCGATACTGCCTTTGTTTACAGCCAATAAACCGCCCATTTTAAGTGCTTCAATTTTACTCTTCCCAAATATTTCAACCTTTGCGTTTGTCTCTTTGGCTAATATTTTAATCTCTTTAGATAATTGTGTGGCATTCATAAAGTTAACGGGTTCGTTAACTAAAGTACGTGCTGTTAAAGTGGCTTTGGTTATAATTTTCAACTCGTCTATTTGCGAAGCTGTAATTGCTGTGTTTTGAATAAATATATTCTGAAGTGTATTAAAATTGTTGTCTTTATCAGTTTTGTATTTGTTAAACTGATAATTGGCTAAAATCATGCCTTCGGCGAAAGCCAAGCTTTCATCTGCTTTAAAAGATTCTGAGTGAATGCCTATTGTTTTAATTCGAGTTTCATTAAAAATTCCTACATATTTATCGGCTAAAATGCGTAGGCTTTCAAGAAAATGGAAATGATTTTCTTTGTTTTTTACAATCTCAATATAATCCCAATGGGTAAAACGATTAAAAGAAAAAGATGTTTTTTTATTTTTTTCGGATTCTGTTTTTATAAAAGCTAATTCTTTATCAGAAAAAGTATTTACTGCTATTTCTTTTAACGATTTAACCAAATATAATGTATCAATATTTGATTTTATGACTTTTGTTTTTTGGATAGAAGTGTACATTTTAACCTGTTTTATTTTTAGTAAGCAAAGGTAATGAATTCAACATTAGTAATTATTGACTTTTTTTATGATAACTTAGGTTGAGAGTTTATTAGGAGTATATTTTCTTTGGAAGTTTAATGTTTGTAAAAA
This sequence is a window from Bacteroidales bacterium. Protein-coding genes within it:
- a CDS encoding leucyl aminopeptidase, whose amino-acid sequence is MYTSIQKTKVIKSNIDTLYLVKSLKEIAVNTFSDKELAFIKTESEKNKKTSFSFNRFTHWDYIEIVKNKENHFHFLESLRILADKYVGIFNETRIKTIGIHSESFKADESLAFAEGMILANYQFNKYKTDKDNNFNTLQNIFIQNTAITASQIDELKIITKATLTARTLVNEPVNFMNATQLSKEIKILAKETNAKVEIFGKSKIEALKMGGLLAVNKGSIDPPTFSIFEWSPKNAINEKPLIFVGKGVVYDTGGLNIKTANFMNNMKADMGGAAAVAGSIFAIAKAKLPIHVIGLVPATDNRLNNNAYVSGDIIKMFNGMTVEVLNTDAEGRMILADALAYAQKYDPELVIDLATLTGAAAHAIGKYGIVAMGSKNEDFLNDLKISGEQTGERLVEFPFWEEYEELIKSDIADMTNLGGPDGGAITAGKFLEKFTDYPYIHLDIAGPALVEKRFNYRGIGGTGVGVRLLFDFAKRQVSKQQ